A region from the Halosolutus gelatinilyticus genome encodes:
- a CDS encoding O-methyltransferase, with translation MSVLPDDVERFVRAIGPEPDETLREMDAYAEREGFPHVGPEVGAFLRFVARLADAERIFEFGSGYGYSAYWFAEVLPEDGEVVLTEVDEDELDLAREYMAAGGYDDLARYELGDAMATVDRYDGPFDVVLIDHQKYRYADAFDAIREKVPVGGVIVADNAIAAGPIEFEKLLAIAEGETPEEVNEHTRGIADYLDRVRTDPAFETIVLPLGEGIAVTYRVD, from the coding sequence ATGTCAGTTCTTCCCGACGACGTCGAACGATTCGTTCGCGCGATCGGCCCCGAACCGGACGAGACGCTGCGCGAGATGGACGCCTACGCCGAACGTGAGGGGTTCCCCCACGTCGGCCCGGAGGTCGGCGCATTCCTCCGGTTCGTCGCCCGTCTCGCCGACGCGGAACGGATCTTTGAATTCGGCTCCGGCTACGGCTACTCCGCCTACTGGTTCGCCGAGGTGCTCCCCGAGGACGGCGAGGTCGTCCTCACGGAGGTCGACGAGGACGAACTCGACCTCGCCCGCGAGTACATGGCCGCCGGCGGCTACGACGACCTCGCCCGGTACGAACTCGGCGACGCGATGGCGACCGTCGACCGCTACGACGGCCCGTTCGACGTCGTGCTGATCGATCACCAGAAGTACCGGTACGCGGACGCCTTCGACGCGATCCGGGAGAAGGTTCCCGTCGGCGGCGTTATCGTCGCCGACAACGCGATTGCGGCCGGCCCGATCGAGTTCGAGAAGTTGCTCGCCATAGCCGAGGGAGAGACCCCGGAGGAGGTCAACGAGCACACGCGAGGGATCGCCGACTACCTCGATCGCGTGCGGACCGATCCGGCGTTCGAGACGATCGTGCTTCCGCTCGGAGAGGGGATCGCCGTGACTTACCGCGTCGACTGA
- a CDS encoding cation:proton antiporter yields the protein MASLELFLVVGASLLVSLVLSEAIERLGEPGFLGEIVAGILLGPSVLALIGTTDQTSPFILIATIGGLLLFFDAGYQQISLDQLLAAFRPVLIIGLSGVILPFVVGYVIGTFYGFGLEASLYLGLILSVTSVSIVVRTLLALDKLDTQYGRWILGASAVDDIIGLLGISLLPLFFVAGGTGQTLSALGLAVLFFVALVVFYRFLLDPIANLLANFQVDEADFIAVLGLLFVFGYASNAANLSYFIGALAIGLIVSTNKRLEGKDLQSNVYGIAYGVFIPLYFVAIGARMDLGALTISSFIVVFAIFGLLSNFAAGYVGNLLAGGPREHSLIFGFALLPRSESGIAIVALGVTQGIIDERIFVAYLVVFVISVLLTPSLLKRAVARAEASGSVPSSTNDSSG from the coding sequence ATGGCGTCGCTCGAACTGTTTCTGGTCGTCGGGGCGAGTCTGCTGGTCTCGCTGGTCCTGAGCGAGGCGATCGAACGGCTGGGCGAACCGGGCTTTCTCGGGGAGATCGTCGCCGGCATTCTGCTCGGGCCGTCGGTGCTCGCGCTCATCGGCACCACGGATCAAACGAGCCCGTTCATCCTCATTGCGACCATCGGCGGGCTCCTCCTGTTCTTCGACGCCGGCTACCAGCAGATCAGCCTGGACCAGTTGCTGGCCGCGTTCCGGCCGGTGCTGATAATCGGGCTCTCGGGCGTGATACTCCCCTTCGTCGTCGGCTACGTGATCGGCACGTTCTACGGCTTCGGACTCGAGGCGAGTCTCTATCTCGGGCTCATCCTCTCCGTCACCTCCGTCTCGATCGTCGTTCGGACGCTCCTGGCGCTCGACAAGCTCGACACGCAGTACGGCCGGTGGATCCTCGGCGCGTCGGCTGTGGACGACATCATCGGGCTCCTCGGAATCTCCCTCCTTCCCCTGTTCTTCGTCGCCGGCGGGACGGGGCAGACCCTCTCCGCACTCGGACTGGCCGTCCTCTTTTTCGTCGCCTTGGTCGTGTTCTACCGGTTCCTCCTGGATCCGATAGCGAACCTTCTCGCGAACTTTCAGGTCGACGAGGCGGACTTCATCGCCGTTCTCGGGCTCCTGTTCGTCTTCGGCTACGCGTCGAACGCGGCGAACCTCTCGTACTTCATCGGCGCGCTGGCGATCGGGCTGATCGTCTCGACGAACAAGCGACTCGAGGGCAAGGACCTCCAGTCGAACGTGTACGGGATCGCCTACGGCGTGTTCATCCCGCTTTACTTCGTCGCCATCGGCGCCCGAATGGACCTCGGCGCTCTGACCATCAGTTCGTTCATCGTCGTCTTCGCGATTTTCGGCCTCCTCTCGAACTTCGCCGCGGGCTACGTCGGAAACCTCCTCGCCGGGGGGCCGCGGGAACACTCGCTGATCTTCGGGTTCGCGTTACTGCCGCGCTCCGAGTCCGGCATCGCCATCGTCGCGCTCGGCGTTACCCAGGGCATCATCGACGAGCGGATCTTCGTGGCCTATCTGGTCGTCTTCGTGATATCGGTGCTCCTGACCCCGTCGCTGTTGAAGCGGGCGGTCGCCCGCGCCGAAGCGAGCGGCTCCGTTCCCTCGTCGACGAACGATAGTTCGGGGTGA